From Pongo pygmaeus isolate AG05252 chromosome 1, NHGRI_mPonPyg2-v2.0_pri, whole genome shotgun sequence, one genomic window encodes:
- the LOC129015654 gene encoding PRAME family member 22: MSLQAPRRLLELAGQSLLKDQALAISVLDELPRELFPPLFVEAFTSRRCEVLKVMVQAWPFPCLPLGSLMKTPDLDILHYVVDGIDCLLAQKVRPRRWKLQVLELRDVDENFWTIWSGARPLSCSPEAMSKKQTVEDCLSTGEKQPLKVFMDVCLKEISMDEDLRFFSGWVQHRRGSVHLCCTKVVNYSTSIFDFRNILETVYPDSIQVLEIWNICWPRMIVEFSCYLSQMRNLRKLFISDGCRYLLSSDSQKQLVAEFSSVLLRLEYLQMLYIRRGCLFEGYLDQLIRCLKSPLETLALTYGSLEKNDLKCLPRYPSLSQLKQLNLSHGALTFIHLEPLRALLEKVAATLQTLFLVDCGIGDSKLRVILPALSRCSNLTTFCFHGNDISMDALKDLLRHTGRLSNLRLETYPAPRESLDDRGRVVWELLTPIQAELMRILREVRQPNRIFFGPVSCPCCGTSSTEQLEFNLCLWGKPA; this comes from the exons ATGAGCCTCCAGGCCCCACGCAGACTCCTGGAGCTGGCAGGGCAGAGCCTGCTGAAGGACCAGGCCTTGGCCATCTCTGTCCTGGATGAGCTGCCCAGGGAGCTCTTCCCCCCACTGTTCGTGGAGGCCTTCACTAGCAGACGCTGCGAGGTTCTGAAGGTGATGGTGCAGGCCTGGCccttcccctgcctccctctggGGTCCCTGATGAAGACGCCTGATCTGGATATCTTACATTATGTAGTGGATGGGATTGATTGCCTGCTTGCCCAAAAGGTTCGCCCCAG GAGGTGGAAACTTCAAGTGCTGGAATTGCGGGATGTTGATGAGAATTTTTGGACCATATGGTCTGGAGCCAGGCCCCTGTCCTGCTCCCCAGAGGCCATGAGTAAGAAGCAGACAGTGGAGGACTGTCTGAGCACAGGAGAGAAGCAGCCCTTGAAGGTGTTCATGGACGTTTGCCTCAAGGAAATATCCATGGATGAGGATCTGAGATTCTTCTCTGGGTGGGTCCAGCACAGAAGAGGTTCAGTACACCTGTGCTGTACTAAGGTGGTGAATTATTCAACGAGCATTTTCGATTTCAGAAACATATTGGAAACAGTATACCCAGACAGTATCCAAGTGTTGGAAATTTGGAACATATGCTGGCCACGTATGATAGTAGAGTTTAGCTGTTACCTGAGCCAGATGAGGAATCTTCGCAAACTCTTCATCTCCGATGGCTGTCGCTACCTGCTAAGCTCTGACAGCCAAAAACAGTTAGTTGCTGAATTCAGCTCTGTGCTCCTCAGACTGGAGTATCTCCAGATGCTTTATATAAGAAGGGGCTGCCTCTTTGAAGGCTACCTGGACCAGCTGATCAG GTGCCTCAAGAGCCCATTGGAGACATTGGCATTAACGTATGGCTCCCTAGAAAAAAACGACTTGAAGTGTCTGCCCCGGTACCCAAGTCTCAGTCAACTGAAGCAGCTGAATCTCAGTCATGGTGCACTGACCTTCATCCATCTTGAGCCCCTCCGAGCTCTGCTAGAGAAAGTTGCTGCCACTCTTCAGACCCTCTTCTTAGTGGACTGTGGGATTGGGGACTCCAAACTCAGGGTCATCCTACCTGCCCTGAGCCGCTGCTCCAACCTCACCACTTTCTGCTTTCACGGCAATGACATCTCCATGGATGCTCTGAAGGACCTGCTGCGCCACACAGGCAGGCTGAGCAATTTGCGCCTGGAAACATATCCTGCCCCTCGGGAGAGTCTTGATGACCGGGGTCGTGTCGTTTGGGAGCTCCTCACCCCAATTCAGGCTGAGCTGATGCGTATACTGAGGGAAGTAAGGCAGCCCAACAGGATCTTCTTTGGTCCCGTCTCCTGCCCTTGCTGTGGCACGTCGTCCACTGAGCAACTGGAGTTCAATTTATGCTTGTGGGGAAAGCCTGCCTAG